The following proteins are co-located in the Pelecanus crispus isolate bPelCri1 chromosome 5, bPelCri1.pri, whole genome shotgun sequence genome:
- the TMED5 gene encoding transmembrane emp24 domain-containing protein 5, whose protein sequence is MGPVPFPWPRRLLPLLGCFALLLPPPGAAEFSPSLDSDFTFTLPAGRKECFYQPMRKEASLELEYQVLDGAGLDVDFHLLSPNGETLVFEERKSDGVHTVETEDGDYMFCFDNTFSTISEKVIFFELILDNMGEDGQDQEDWKKYVTGTDLLDMKLEDILESINSVKARLSKSVQIQTLLRAFEARDRNIQESNFDRVNFWSMVNLGVMVVVSAVQVYMLKSLFEDKRKSRT, encoded by the exons ATGGGGCCGGTGCCGTTCCCCTGGCCCCGgcggctgctgccgctgctcggGTGCTTCGCGCTGCTCCTgccgccgcccggcgccgccgagttcagcccttccctggacagcGACTTCACCTTCACGCTGCCCGCCGGCCGCAAGGAGTGCTTCTACCAGCCCATGCGCAAGGAGGCCTCGCTGGAGCTCGAGTACCAG GTTCTAGATGGAGCAGGATTAGATGTTGATTTTCATCTACTGTCTCCAAATGGTGAAACTCTAgtttttgaggaaagaaaatcagatggAGTTCATAC GGTGGAAACAGAAGATGGGGATTACATGTTCTGCTTTGACAACACATTCAGTACCATTTCTGAAAAGGTGATTTTCTTTGAACTGATCCTGGACAATATGGGAGAAGACGGACAAGATCAGGAAGACTGGAAGAAGTATGTTACAGGCACAGATCTCCTAGATATGAAATTGGAAGACATTCTG GAATCCATCAACAGTGTCAAAGCCAGATTAAGCAAAAGTGTCCAGATTCAGACCCTGCTCAGAGCATTTGAGGCTCGTGACCGAAACATCCAAGAAAGCAACTTTGACAGAGTGAATTTCTGGTCCATGGTCAACTTGGGAGTAATGGTGGTGGTATCAGCTGTTCAGGTTTACATGTTGAAAAGTCTCTTTGAAGATAAGAGGAAAAGTAGAACTTAA
- the CCDC18 gene encoding coiled-coil domain-containing protein 18: MDYSMWTCSKSAAAEDLLANLQSLQNQLRRTEKNLQTVEEELSSASERYGRCFDEAVDFTLEDLVQPNCNYQGFSNCKKSTGKTPCQDFQRKPESYSVSITSDKTVEENEHLKEKLNALHEQNASLASQNYYLKNTVETMNFELMQSKTRISYLESALGTRLVSIPKLKEQIVNLEAEVSAQDKILRDAEDRLDQSRKTGMERENMLQRYKKDYKNLKKELIERSKQGKRAEQQRNEALLNVEELTRAFKKYKEKITEKLEKVKAEEVVLGKRLFNCEKEKEKLNEKCVSYKKDLDILEDQLRKLKEENHSIKEEIKTLEAKNTEMVSMLNQSDQKIIELESELSEKEIVLKEKNALISENAELRALTAQQHNRLKLCHQEIEDSREELNLLETVISQLSLSSSEKFEWHDLKHQLSSSSTKAALSESCRESNKPLIADLSIKLATKEAEIQKPRANLTVCNGAEHLSNDNEGQENSRLHGLETEPVKLIRSQGERRKCQQLELISKQFEKERRRFQKEIEELRTKLTRADDENSSLKTSMAQRASHFQIIQEDLLKKASKTSSLEKEITKKSSQLSALEKQLEEKTLAYSAAAARSTELEQELMGKNRRIHELETTISEEHEQITSAFEKAKLVHLEQHKEMEKQIELLQTQLEKKQQQFIEQEKIISILQQDVIHKQHHIESLDGLLIESREEMENQNVKKDQGLKMLKSQLTEETIKVRQLESALDVCKEEVALYLSQSQENKEMFENQLKKKSEEVRYLQEEIKLKDQNIQDTSEQNILLQQTLHHQQQMLQQETIRNGELEDNQIKLEKQVSNLEQELQKQKAYAEDELRKVEEKLCLAAQEADLNRQKVDELNSTIRQTKLEMDQCKNELTGMEKEVVQLKRDGEDKAMQINQLAITLEEARSELNEKANEVNDLEDKLLQSETCHREALQKIAELESALQNAHGELKITLTQLQELQDALQKAQSSLEEKHVAIMDLTTELRYCKGEIEDKKQELLDMDQALKERNWELKQRAAQITQLDMTVHEHRGEMEQQIIRLECNLEKSELEIKECNKQIESLEKKLQRSKDELREREFELLQRDQEINQLKKKIERKQQSLEALEKGQEL, from the exons ATGGACTATAGTATGTGGACTTGCTCTaaaagtgctgctgctgaagaccTGCTTGCAAATTTACAATCATTACAGAATCAGCtgagaagaactgaaaaaaacctacaaactGTAGAGGAAGAGCTTTCCAG TGCAAGTGAACGTTATGGCCGCTGCTTCGATGAGGCTGTAGACTTCACTCTGGAGGACCTTGTTCAGCCTAACTGCAACTACCAAGGCTTTTCTAACTGTAAGAAGAGTACTGGTAAAACACCTTGCcaggattttcaaagaaaacctgaa tctTACTCAGTATCCATAACTTCTGATAAAactgtggaagaaaatgaacatctTAAGGAGAAGCTGAATGCACTTCATGAGCAAAATGCATCTTTGGCTTCTCAGAACTACTACCTAAAGAACACAGTGGAAACAATGAACTTTGAATTGATGCAGTCAAAAACAAGA ATTTCTTACCTTGAATCGGCTTTAGGTACACGTTTAGTCAGCATTCCAAAGTTAAAAGAACAGATTGTAAACTTGGAAGCAGAAGTTTCAGCTCAAGATAAAATTCTGAG AGATGCAGAAGATAGACTAGATCAAAGCCGGAAAACaggaatggaaagagaaaacatgttGCAAAGATATAAAAAGGActataaaaatctgaaaaaggaGTTAATTGAACGAAGCAAGCAAGGAAAGAG AgcagaacagcaaagaaacGAAGCTTTGTTGAACGTGGAGGAGCTGACAAGAGCTTTCAAAAagtataaagagaaaataactgaaaaattagaaaag gTTAAAGCTGAAGAAGTAGTCTTGGGAAAACGTTTATTTAAttgtgaaaaagagaaagagaagttgaATGAAAAGTGTGTCAGCTACAAAAAGGATCTAGACATCCTAGAAGACCAATTAAG GAAATTAAAGGAAGAGAATCATagcataaaagaagaaattaagactCTGGAGGCAAAGAACACTGAAATGGTATCGATGCTGAATCAGTCTGATCAGAAGATCATTGAGCTTGAGAGTGAActtagtgaaaaagaaatagtacttaaagagaaaaatgctcTAATAAGTGAAAACGCAGAGCTGAGAGCACTTACTGCACAGCAACATAACCGCTTGAAATTATGCCATCAAGAAATTGAGGATTCAAGGGAGGAGCTCAACCTACTAGAAACCGTTATTTCCCAGTTGTCTCTAAGTTCATCTGAAAAG TTTGAATGGCATGACTTGAAACACCAGCTATCCAGTTCCTCAACAAAAGCAGCTCTCTCTGAATCTTGTCGTGAATCAAATAAACCTTTGATTGCAGACCTAAG CATTAAACTGGCAACgaaagaagcagaaattcaAAAGCCTCGTGCAAACTTAACTGTCTGTAATGGAGCTGAGCATCTTTCTAATGATaatgaaggacaagaaaacaGCAGGTTACATGGCCTGGAAACAGAGCCTGTCAAATTGATCAGAAGTCAAGGAG aaaggagaaaatgtcaACAGTTGGAACTTATCAGCAAGCAATttgaaaaggagaggagaagattCCAGAAGGAGATAGAAGAGTTACGCACTAAACTGACAAGAGCAGATGATGAGAATTCGTCTTTAAAGACCAGCATGGCTCAGAGAGCCAGTCATTTTCAAATCATACAGGAAGACCTATTGAAGAAGGCTTCAAAAACTAGTAGCTTAGAGAAAGAA ATAACAAAGAAATCTTCTCAACTTTCTGCACTTGAGAAACAGTTGGAAGAAAAGACCCTTGCTTATTCCGCTGCTGCAGCAAGAAGTACTGAGCTGGAACAGGAACTCATG GGAAAAAACAGGCGCATTCATGAGTTGGAAACAACTATTAGCGAAGAACATGAGCAAAtaacttctgcttttgaaaaagccAAGTTGGTTCACCTTGAGCAGCacaaagagatggagaaacagATTGAACTA CTTCAGACACAGCTagagaagaaacagcaacaaTTCATTgaacaagagaaaataatatcTATTTTGCAACAAGATGTTATACATAAACAGCATCACATTGAATCGTTGGATGGGCTGCTGATAGAAAGCAGAGAG GAAATGGAAAATCAAAATGTCAAGAAAGATCAAGGACTGAAGATGCTGAAAAGTCAGTTAACAGAAGAAACAATCAAA GTGAGACAACTTGAGTCGGCACTAGACGTATGTAAGGAAGAAGTTGCACTGTATTTGAGCCAGTCACAAGAAAATAAGGAGATGTTTGAAAATCAGCtcaaaaaaaagtctgaagag gTTCGTTAtttacaggaagaaataaaactaaaagatCAGAATATTCAGGACACAAGTGAACAAAATATTCTCCTACAACAAACTTTGCATCATCAGCAGCAAATGTTACAGCAAGAAACTATTAGAAATGGGGAGCTGGAAGATAATCAAATTAAACTTGAAAAACAG GTATCCAATTTGGAACAAGagcttcagaagcagaaagcataTGCGGAAGATGAGTTGCGAAAGGTAGAGGAGAAGCTTTGCCTAGCTGCTCAGGAAGCAGATTTGAACAGACAGAAGGTGGATGAACTTAATAGTACAATCAG ACAAACTAAATTGGAGATGGATCAGTGCAAGAATGAACTTACTGGCATGGAAAAAGAAGTAGTGCAATTAAAACGAGATGGTGAAGACAAAGCAATGCAGATAAATCAGTTGGCTATTACTTTGGAAGAAGCACGATCAGAGCTCAACGAAAAGGCAAATGAGG TGAATGATTTAGAAGATAAGCTGCTTCAAAGTGAGACTTGCCACAGGGAGGCCTTACAGAAAATAGCAGAACTAGAATCTGCATTACAGAATGCCCATGGAGaattaaaaatcactttaacACAGCTTCAGGAATTGCAGGATGCATTACAGAAAGCACAATCCTCTCTGGAGGAGAAGCATGTTGCCATCATGGATCTAACAACTGAGCTCAG GTATTGCAAAGGAGAAATAGAAGACAAAAAACAAGAACTCCTTGACATGGACCAAGCATTGAAAGAAAGGAATTGGGAACTGAAACAAAGAGCAGCTCAG ATTACACAGTTGGATATGACAGTTCATGAacataggggagaaatggaaCAACAAATAATTCGATTAGAATGCAATTTAGAGAAGTCGGAGTTAGAAATTAAGGAATGCAATAAACAG ATTGAGAGCTTAGAGAAGAAACTCCAGCGTTCTAAAGATGAGCTTCGTGAAAGAGAGTTTGAATTGCTCCAGAGAGATCAAGAAATAaatcagctgaagaaaaaaattgaaagaaaacaacagagcCTAGAAGCTCTTGAAAAG